The genomic region AGAGGGAGGGGTCAAAAGTGCCGTAATGTCGCCGCCAACACTTGTATCAGCGGCTGTCGGTACGGAGCCGGGTACACCCGTGGACCACAGGGGGAGCCCCAGCACACCCTCCATTGCGCCCGCAGTGTGCTCTGTCCCAGGCTGAATTTCACGGTAAGATTTCAGCATGCACCACTCTTCTGCCTGCCTGCTGGTCGTGAGTGTCCCGGCTGGTCACGACGTCGACCCCCAGGCCTGGGAAACGCTGAAGCGGTGCGCCGGGGAAGGTTACGGGGCAGGGGTGGTGCTGGCCTCCCCAGCGTTTCTCCGGGCCGATCCCCCCCTGCTGATGGGCGACTGGAGCGGGCTGAAGGACGAGGCGCTGCGGGAGCTCGGGCCACTGATCGACGCAGCTTTCTTCAACCTGGACTGGCTCGAAGCCGCGATGTAAGCATCAGGTGGTCACCGCGGTCCGCTCCGCCAGAGCGAGCACGTCTTTCGGATTCAAAACGCCTTTGAACCAGACCATCCGGTCCCCGAACTCGCCCGGGTCCACCCCGGCCTTCTCCAGATTGAGCCGCTCGGAGACGCAGACGATCAGATCGGTCCGGCCCGACTTTTTGAGCAAAGCGAACTTTTTTCGCAAATACTCGGGCCGCCAGTAGCCCACGATCTCCACCAGCACGCTGCGCTCGCCATGGACCAGTCGGAAATCCGGCAGGATCACACCGCCCGGGACCGGGACCAGGTCCACCTCTCTTTCGAGTTGCCAAGAGGTCTCCAGTTTCGCGAAGCGCTCGGCGAAGCCCGACTCCAGGGCGCTGTCGTGCTCTTCAGGGGCCTTGTAGTGGCTGACGTAACCGTCCTCGCTGGTGAGCTGGAAAGACCATTCGTCGTCCTTGGGGTCCACCCAGGCCAGATCCCGGCGGGGCTTGAGGGCGGCGCTCAGGTCCCATTTGGTGACGTGGAGGAGGGCGGGCAGGAATTTCGCCATCGCCAGGCCATAGCGCGTGTTGCTGGAGAACAGCGAGGTGGGCCCGTCCAGGGTCAGGGTAAAGCCGTAGTTGGCGTCCCCTTCCACCGTCACCATCAGGCCGAAGAACTTGAGGTATTTCAACAGTTGCTTGTAGCGGGCGGGTTCGTTGCGCCGGGCAGTGATCACCAGCTGAAAGGCGCGGTACAGCGCCCCCTGGGCCTGCGCCAGATCCCAGCGCTGAATCAGGTCCAGGGGTTCGAGCGGTTCGAAGGCAATCAGGGTCTGCTGGTCCGGTAGATCGGCGTACAGCGCAGCGGCAACGTCGTGCGGGTGTAGCGGCGACTCGGTGGACAGGGCGCGGGCGGCCTGTTCCAGAACGGTGTTCGTCCGGTGACGGCTGGGCGGTCCGTCCTGGGCCAGCGCAAAGACCTTTTCCCGTACCGCGGCCGGGGCCAGGCCACCGCCTGCCTCGAACTCCCCGCGCTGCGAGAGCAGGTGGGCCAGACCGCGCACCACCCGGTAATCCGAGCGGCCCGCCTCCAGGTCCCGCAGTTCGTCGTCCAGGTCCGCACGCCGCTTGCCGACATGGGCCCCGAAGACGGCAATCAGGGTCTCGGCCAGCTTGAGGTTATTGGTGGTGGGCTTCAGGCGGCGGGGCTCGAAGAGCCCCGCCTTGATCCGGAACATCAGCAGTTCAGTCGGGAGCATTGATGCTCTCCCAGGACGGGGCCGCCTGTGGTTGCCACTGGCCCTTTCTCTGCTGGCTGACGCGTTCTTCGCTGGTGCCCTCGGTGATCACCTCGTACAGCGTGGCCTTCTTGCCTTTGGCCTTGCGAAGGATCCGCCCCAGACGCTGGATGTACTCGCGCTCGGTGGCGGTGCCCGAGAGCATCACGCCCACACTGGCTTCCGGCACGTCCACGCCTTCGTTCAGCACCCGGCTGGTCACCAGGATGCGGTACGAGCCGTCCCGGAAGCGTTCGAGGACCCCGTGCCGCTCTTTCGTCGGCGTCTGGTGCGTGATGCTGGGAATCAGGAACTCGCGGCTGATGCGGTACACCGTCGCGTTGTCGTCGGTGAAGATCAGCGTGCGCTCGTTCGGGTGATTGACCAGGATCTCCTCCAGGACGCGCAGCTTGCCTTCCGTGCCGTACGCCAGAGATCTCGCTTCCCGGTGGGCCAGCATGGCGGCCCGCCCCTGGGGCGAGCCGCTGGCCATAATGAACTGCTTCCAGCCGTCCAGAGACCCGAGCTTGATGCTGTTCAGGCGCAGGAAGTCATTCCGCTGCCGGATCAAGGTGTCGTAGCGGTCCTGCTCAGCGTGACTGAGCCGCACCTTGATGATGATTTCGCGGTAGTCGGCCAGCGTGGTGCCCGCAAGATCTTCGGGACTGCAGGAATACACCACTGGGCCCAGCAGGGTCTCCAGGTCACGTTCCCGTCCATCACTGCGCTTCAAGGTGGCCGACAGCCCCAGGCGATACGGAGCCAGACTCATCTCCGCGATGACGCGGGTGAAATCAGAAGGCAGGTGGTGGCACTCGTCGCAGATCAGCAGCGCGTATTTCCCGGCCAGGTCTTCAGCGTGGATGGCAGCGGAATCGTAGGTGGACACGAGGATTGGCGTGTCGTCGTGGCTGCCGCCGCCCAGCAGGCCGACGTTGGCGTCCGGAAATGCAGCCAGCAGCCCCGAGTACCACTGTTGTAATAAATCCAGCGTCGGCACGCAGATCAATGCGCTTCTGGGCGTGTCTCTCAACGCCAGCTGGGCCACCAGCGTTTTCCCGGAGCCTGTGGGCAGCTCGGCCACCCCTCTTCGTCCCGCGGCCTTCCAGGCTTTCAAGGTCTCCGTCTGGTGGGCATAGGGGTTGATCTCGCGGGCAAAGCCCAGTTCCAGCTTCTGGAAGTCGGCGGCTTCGTCCTTGAAGGTCAGGCCCGCGGCCCGCAGCCGCTCGACGATCTCGCGGTAGTCCTGGCCCCGGGCGCGGTGATTCTGGCTCCTCGCGTCCCAGGTGAACAGCTCGGCCACCACCTCCGGCACCGCCTTCATCACCAGGGTGCCCCGGTCCAGCCGCAGCGGCGCAGTCATGCCCGCCATGCTACGGGCTAAAGGTCCATTCCATGCTGACGGGGGCGCCAATCACTCGCAGGCGCGGCCGTCCCCGTCGCGGTCCAGCTTGCGGCTGTAGCCCGGCTGTCCAATCAAGAGTGGCGCTTTGCCAGCCGCCCGAACCGCCGCGCAGTTCGGATACGTTACGGAGCTGGGCGGCAGGGCGGGAACA from Deinococcus aerolatus harbors:
- a CDS encoding DUF790 family protein gives rise to the protein MLPTELLMFRIKAGLFEPRRLKPTTNNLKLAETLIAVFGAHVGKRRADLDDELRDLEAGRSDYRVVRGLAHLLSQRGEFEAGGGLAPAAVREKVFALAQDGPPSRHRTNTVLEQAARALSTESPLHPHDVAAALYADLPDQQTLIAFEPLEPLDLIQRWDLAQAQGALYRAFQLVITARRNEPARYKQLLKYLKFFGLMVTVEGDANYGFTLTLDGPTSLFSSNTRYGLAMAKFLPALLHVTKWDLSAALKPRRDLAWVDPKDDEWSFQLTSEDGYVSHYKAPEEHDSALESGFAERFAKLETSWQLEREVDLVPVPGGVILPDFRLVHGERSVLVEIVGYWRPEYLRKKFALLKKSGRTDLIVCVSERLNLEKAGVDPGEFGDRMVWFKGVLNPKDVLALAERTAVTT
- a CDS encoding DEAD/DEAH box helicase family protein codes for the protein MTAPLRLDRGTLVMKAVPEVVAELFTWDARSQNHRARGQDYREIVERLRAAGLTFKDEAADFQKLELGFAREINPYAHQTETLKAWKAAGRRGVAELPTGSGKTLVAQLALRDTPRSALICVPTLDLLQQWYSGLLAAFPDANVGLLGGGSHDDTPILVSTYDSAAIHAEDLAGKYALLICDECHHLPSDFTRVIAEMSLAPYRLGLSATLKRSDGRERDLETLLGPVVYSCSPEDLAGTTLADYREIIIKVRLSHAEQDRYDTLIRQRNDFLRLNSIKLGSLDGWKQFIMASGSPQGRAAMLAHREARSLAYGTEGKLRVLEEILVNHPNERTLIFTDDNATVYRISREFLIPSITHQTPTKERHGVLERFRDGSYRILVTSRVLNEGVDVPEASVGVMLSGTATEREYIQRLGRILRKAKGKKATLYEVITEGTSEERVSQQRKGQWQPQAAPSWESINAPD